The DNA sequence ACCCGCTGCAGCCGCTCCTGGCCGCCGCCGACGCGGACGCCGCGGCGGCGCGCGCGCTGGCCAAGGGCAAGGACGCCGACACCGCCGGCCAGCTCGCCGACGCGCGCGCGGCGCACGCGGCCGCGCTGAAGTCCGAAGTGGACCGGCTGAACCGGCCGAAACCCCCGACGTCCGCCTCGCCGCCGGCCCCGGCGGCGCTGAGCGACCTGAAGGAGCGGCTGGCCACCGCGCGCAAGCAGGCCGAGGACCTCGTCCCCGGGCTGCCGCGCTACCGCGCCGGCATGGTCGCGGCGATCGCCGCGGGCTGCGCCGCGCTGCAGCGCATCAACCCGGCGCTGGGCCCGGGCGAGGACGCCCCGGCCGCGGCCGGGCCGCCCGGCGGCGCCGTCCCCGCGGAGGCCGTCGACCCGCTGCAGCAGGCGCTCGCCGCCGAGCACGCCGCGGTCTGGGTGTACGGCCTGGTCGGCGCGTTCCTCCCGGCCGACTTCGGGGAGGCCGAAAAGGGCGGCGTCGCGGAGCACGCGCTGCGCCGCGACCTGCTGCAGACGATGCTCGCGGGCGCCGGGGCGACCCCGGTGGCGCCGGAGCCGGCCTACAACCCGAAGAAGCCGGTGACCGACACGGCGTCGGCCGCGCTGGTGGTCGCGACGGCGGAAGCCGACTGCGCGTCGGCCTGGCTGGCGGTGGTGAACCACACCGACGACGCGGGCCTGCGCACGACGGCGTTGCACGCGCTGGTGGCCGCTTCGCGGCGCGGGACGCCGTGGCGCTCCGAGGCCGGCGAGAAGCCTGCGGCGGTCGCCATGCCCGGCCAGGCGAGCTGACCCCGCGATGTCCTGAAGGGCACCCTCAGGGACGTGACGTCCCTGAGGGTGCCCTTCAGGGCTTGCGAAAGCGGGTCAGCCGAAGTCGCCCGACAGGCGCAGGGCGTCCTTGACGATCTTGTCGAGGAGCGCCTTGTCCTTGTGCTTGTCGTAGAAGTCGCCCAGCACGATCGTCGTGTTCGTGCCCTCGACCCGGGACGCGTACGCCGCGTCGGCGCCGCTCACGCTCGGAGTGCCGGTGCCGGCGAACGTCTTGTCCTTGACCAGGTCGGTGACGTTGCCGGTGCCGTCCTGCTCGGTCAGCGTCTTGAGGGCCTTCGCCTTCGCCGAGTCCGGCATCCCCACCAGCACCACGGACACCAGCGCCTTCGCGCCGCCCGACTCCGTCGTGTAGAGCGCGCGGACCAGCGACTGGCACGGGCTGTCCTGGAAGAAGTCCTGGGTCTTGCCGTAGGACTTCGCGGCGCAGTCCGTGGACCGCGCCGGCCCGGCGACCGGCGTGAACGTGTACTGCCCGGTGCTCTTGGCCGGCGGCTGCGCCACCGGCTCGTCCGGCGTCGAGTCGTGCCGGATCAGGAACCAGAGCAGTCCCGAGATCACGGCGATCGCGACGAGCCCGGCGCCCCTGAGTGCCAGGGTCCGGGTGTCACGCGCCGGTGGGCCGGGCACGGGCGGGCGGGGCTGCGGGGGAACCGCGCCCAGCGGGGCCGTGTCGGACGGGCCTGGGGTGAAATGCGCACCAACCACGACGCCATACGGTAGTTCACGCCCGTTCGGGAGTTCACTCGAATGCGTGTAAGACGCGTTCGACGTCGTCAGCGGTGTTGTAGAGGTGGAAGCCGACCCGGACCTTCCCGTTGCGCAACCCGGACACGATCCCGGCCGCGGCGACCCGCCCGGGGTCGGCTTCGAGCGACACGATCGCGCTCCCCCGCGGCGGCCGGCCGAGCTTCTCCAGCAGCGTGTCGGCCAGGCCGACGTCATGGGCCCTGACCTGCGCGAGGTCGAGCCCGCCGAGGTATTCCAGCGCGGCCGCCGCGCCCACCTGGGCCAGCCAGACCGGCGAGAGGTCGAACGCGCGGGCGTCACCGGCCAGCCGCAGCGGGAGGCCGTAGACGGTGGCCCACGGGTCCTCCCCCGCGTACCAGTTGGCCGCGACCGCGCGGGTGCGGTCCTGCGCGTCCGGGCGCACCGCCAGCCACGCGCAGCCGCGCGGCGCGAGCAGCCACTTGTAGCCCGCCGCGACGACCCAGTCGGCCCAGGCGACGTCCAAGGGCAGCCAGCCCGCGGCCTGGGTCGCGTCGAGCAGCACCGCCGCGCCGGCGGCCTCGGCCGCGGCCCGCAGCGCGGGGAGGTCGGCGATCCGGCCGTCGGCGGACTGGACGACGCTCACCGCGACGACGTCGTGGCCCTCGACCCGCGCGGCCAGGTCGTCGAGCGGCACCTCGGTGACGGTGACGCCCGGGTTCGCCGCGAACGGGAAGGTCACGCTCGTGAAGTCGCCTTCGGCGGCGAGCACGCGGGTGCCGGCGGGCAGCGCGGCGGCGACGTTGGCGATCAGCTGGGAAGCCGACGCGCCGATCGCGACCCGCCCGGGTTCGACCCCGAGCAGCCGGGCGAACCCGGCCCGCGACCGCGCGACGGCCTCGTCGAAGTCCGCCGGCCGGCTCGCCCCGGTCCGCCAGTTCTCGACCGACCCGGCCACGGCCGCGGCGACCGGCGCGGGCGGGATGCCCATGCTCGGCGTGTTGAGGTACCCGGACGGGACGGCGAAGTCGGCTCCGAAGGCGTGCATGTCCCGAGCCAAGCAGATCCGGTTCTCACAGGAACGCGGTGACGTCGGCGTAGGACGGCGGAGTGAGGGGAAGGTCACGGCCGTCGCGCACGGCCAGCGCCGTCTCGGCCGCCGCGGCCAGCGCCATCCGGTAGGGCAGCGAACCCAGGCTGATCCGGGCGACGCCCAGTTCCGCCAGCCCGGCCAGCGTCACCTTGCCGGGCAGGAACAGCAGGTTGACCGGGACGCCGACGGCGACGATCCGCTCGACGTCGGCCGGCTCGGCGAGGCCGGGCACGAAGACGCCGTCCGCGCCCGCCGCGACGTAGGCCCGCGCCCGCGTCTCGGCTTCGGCGACCGAGCGGTCGCCCGCCCAGTGGGTGTCCGTGCGGGCGTTGACGAACAACTGCGGTGTGCGCTCCTTCACCGCCGTGACCAGGGCGGCCTGGACCTCGACGGGAGCGAGCGAGCCGTCGGCGCGGCCGTCTTCGAGGTTGACGCCGACCGCGCCCGCCGCGGCGAGCTCTTCGGCCAGGTCGGCGACGGCGGCCGGGTCCGCGCTGAAGCCGTCGGCGATGTCGACGCTGACCAGCGCGTCGAGCCGGGCCAGGCGGGCGGCCAGCGCGACGGTCGCGTCCCGCGTCGACGGCGCGCCGTCCGGCTCCCCCGCCGCCGCGGACACGCCGAGGCTGGTCGTCCCGAGCGCGCGGAACCCCTGCGCGACGAGGTGGGCGCCGACGCCGAACTCCCAGGCGTTGGGCAGCAGGAGCGGGGCACCGGGGACGTGCAGGGCACGAAAGTCGTCCATGCCCCCGAACCTAGGTCCCCGAAACTTCGGCCACCGCCGAACCCAGATGGACGACACGCGTACCCGGATGGACGACACGCGTACCTGGGCGGACGACACGGCGAGGACCTCCCCCGCCTCGCCGTGTCGTCCATCTGCGTACGCGTGTCGTCCGTCGGGGTACGCGTGTCGTCCGGCCCGGTACGGCGTCAGCCGCCGCTGCCGCCCGAGTTGGCCGCCGAGATCGCCGCGGCGCGGGCCGCCTTCAGTTCGCGGATCACCTTGCGCAGCGCGGGAACCGCGGCGCCCGCGACGTCCTCCAGCTCCGCGAGCCGGGCCTTGTGGTGCCGGCGGTCGCGGCGCGAAAGGACCGTGCCCAGCTCCACCGCCGCGGCCAGCGACGTCAGGGCCGCCGCGCCCGGGTCGACCCGCGACGCCGGTTCGACGCTTCGCAGCGCGTCCGCCACCACCTCGTGCAGCCGGGCCGCCTCGGCGTGGTCGCGGACCACCGGGCGGCGGCGCGGGAACAGCCCCAGCACGTGTGACGTCTTCAGCGTGATCGTGCCCGCCGCGTCGAGCTGGGTCTCCAGGGACTGGAGCGTCGCGCGGGCATCGCGGCGGACCCACGCACGCCACTTGCGGTGCGGGTCCGCGGCGAGGTCGCCCAGCAGGTCGTCGAGCACCAGGTGGCCGGTACCGGCGGCGCCGGTGACCACGGGCCGCCCGTCGCCGTCGACGACCAGCCCGCGCTGGACCAGGTCCGTCAACGCCGCCGCGCGCACCAGCAGCGCGACGCGCTGGCGGTCCGGTAGCCGGTCGCGGCCGGTGTCGCACGCCAGCAGGTAGGCCTGCGCGGGCAGGGACAGAGCGCTCATCGTGTTCCTCTCATTGCCGCTTCAGGGCGGGCCAGATCCGCGACCAGGGTGCCGTCCGGCCGTCGTAGTCCCACACCAGCCCGTCGACGACCTGGGTCTCGTGCGCGAAGTAGGGCCGCAGCAGCCCCGGGTCGAACCCGGCGAACAGCACCGCGTCGGCCGATTCCGGCGGTGGCCCGAAGTACCAGTACGCCCGGTGTCCACTGTAGACGGTGCGGATGCCGTACGGCGCCCCGTAGAACTCGGTCACGGCCGCGAACGGGTAGATCTCGGCGTAGACCGCGGTCCGCGCGCGGACCTCGGGCGGGAGCGACGCGTACGTCTGACCGATCACCTCGGCCAGGTCCTGCTGCGGCAGCTCCCCCTGCGCGAACGCGCTGCCGAGCGAGAACGGCCCGAACGACGTCCGCGCCGAGGCCGGCCACACCGGCAGCGCGACGAGCGTGACCACCGCCGAGAGCACGAACGCCGGCCACGCGACGGCTTTCCACCAGCCCACGAGGTTCCGCCGGGTCAGCTCGGTGGCCGCCGCCGCGAACGGCACGGCGTAGCAGCCCATCAGGTAATAGGACCGCCCCTGCGTCGCGACCACGGCCAGCGCCACGAGGATCAGGGCGACGCCGAGGTAGCGGTACGGCCGCAGCTGCGCCGACCGCAGCAGCCGCCAGACGCCGTAGAGCAGGGCCACCACACCGACCCCGATCCCGGCGCCGAGCAGTCCGTCGCGCACCCACGGGCCGTAACCCGGGAACTCCGCGGCGACGACTTCACTCATGTGGGTGTAGGGCCAGCCGTGTGCGGCCTGCCAGAGCAGCGTCGGCACCGTGACCACGACGGCGATCGCCGCGCCCAGCCAGAGTTTCGGGCGCCGGAGCAGGTCCCTCGGCCCGAACACCAGCGCGGCGAGCAGCACCGCCGCCCACAGGGCCGGGATCAGGAACTTCGTCTCCAGCGACACCGCCGTGACGACGCCGGCCCAGACGAGCAGGCCGTCGCGGCGGGTGCGGGTCCAGCGGACGAGCAGCCAGGCCACGACCGTCCACAGGAACGGGTCCAGCACGTAGGTCCCGATCCAGTGACTGACGACGACGATGCCGGACGCCGCGTAGCAGGCCGCCGCCATCGCCTGGGCGCCGCGGCCGCCGCCGAACTCCCGCGCGATCAGCGCCGTGACGACCACCCCGGCGGCCGCGGCGAGCGTCATCGGCAGGCGCAGCACGACCAGCGAGCCCGGCGCGAGCCGGTCCATCGCCGCCGCCAGCGCCGGGATGAGGGGTGGCTGGTCGAAATACCCCCAGCTCAGGTGATCTCGACCGGCCACCAGGAAGTAGAGCTCGTCGAACCCGCCGGCGTAGCGCCCGCTGGTCAGGAGCAGCGCGAGCCCGGCGAGGCCCGCGATCGCCAGTACCGGGCCGCGGGCGAACGCCACGCCCGTCATCTGTCGCGTGTGGACAGTCACCACGGTTGCCTCCCTCGCTGTGGTCCGCCCACTCCACCGGATCGCGGCCGGCACCGGAACGGGGCAAGGGAGGTGCTCGCGACGACGAAAGTTGCGGGCCCGCGCCCGGGCCGCAACTTTCGTTGCGCGTCCGGCGCGACGGCGCGGGTGAGCGGTTACCGTGACCGCGTGACCAGCACCAGGCGGCCGTGGTGGCCGAGCCGCGCCGACGTCTTCTGGCTGCTCCTGGCCGCGTTCGTGTTCGCGGGGCTGAACGTCCTGCTCTACGCGCTGGGCGAGGTCACGACCGGGCCGCTCGGCCCGGCGGCCGGGCTGGTGCTGCAATTGGTCTGCGACTTCTCCCTGGTGCTGCTGTTCCGGTTCCCGCGCCAGGTCGCCTGGTTCGTCGTCGCGGCGGCGGGCCTGATGCTGGCGTCCGACCTGTTCGCGCCCGGCCTGTTCGTGGCGGTGCGCCCGCTCGCGCTGACGACGGTGCCGACCATCACCCCGGTCGTGCTGTCGCAGCTGCCGCGGGTGCTGGACCGGCGGAGCGTGCTCTGGCTAGCCGGGATCCTCACGCTGATCGCCGCGCGGCCGTGGGTGCCGAGCTGGAGCACGACGCCGTTCGCCGTGCTCAGCACCACGCTGCCGGCGATGTTCGGGCTCTACGGCGAGGCGCGGCGCCAGCTGCTGCGATCCCTGCGGGACCGCGCGGAGCGCGCCGAGCGCGAGCAGCACCTGCTCGCCGAGCAGGCCCGCGCGGAGGAACGGCGGCGGCTGGCGGGCGAGATGCACGACGTCGTCACGCACCGGCTCAGCCTGATGGTGCTGCACGCCGGGGCGCTCGGCGTGACGTCGCACGAGGAGCGGGTGCGGACGGCGGCCGAGGACATCCGCCGCGAAGGCGCGCTCGCGCTGGACGAGCTGCGCGACCTCGTCGGCGTGCTGCGCAACGGCACCGAGACGGTCCCGCGCACGCTCAGCCCGGAGCAGCCCGGCGACCCGGCGCGGCTGGTCGAGGAGTCGCGCTCGGTCGGCGTGGTCACCGGGCTCGCGGTGGACGGCGACCCGGCGCAGGTGTCGCCGACCGTCGCGCGGACCGCGTACCGGCTGGTGCAGGAGGCGCTGACGAACATCCGCAAGCACGCGCCGGGCGCGTCGGCGGCGGTGTCGCTGCGCTACCACCCGGGCGGCCTGGACGTCTCGGTCGCCAACACGGCGGCGTCGCGGCGGCCCGATCCGGCCCTGGCGGGCAGCGGTTCCGGGGCCGGGCTGGCGGGGCTGCGGCAGCGCGTCGAACTCGTCGGCGGGCGGTTCGACGCGGGCCCGGTGGCCGGTGGCGGGTTCC is a window from the Amycolatopsis sp. NBC_00355 genome containing:
- a CDS encoding aminotransferase class V-fold PLP-dependent enzyme; protein product: MHAFGADFAVPSGYLNTPSMGIPPAPVAAAVAGSVENWRTGASRPADFDEAVARSRAGFARLLGVEPGRVAIGASASQLIANVAAALPAGTRVLAAEGDFTSVTFPFAANPGVTVTEVPLDDLAARVEGHDVVAVSVVQSADGRIADLPALRAAAEAAGAAVLLDATQAAGWLPLDVAWADWVVAAGYKWLLAPRGCAWLAVRPDAQDRTRAVAANWYAGEDPWATVYGLPLRLAGDARAFDLSPVWLAQVGAAAALEYLGGLDLAQVRAHDVGLADTLLEKLGRPPRGSAIVSLEADPGRVAAAGIVSGLRNGKVRVGFHLYNTADDVERVLHAFE
- a CDS encoding sensor histidine kinase, yielding MTSTRRPWWPSRADVFWLLLAAFVFAGLNVLLYALGEVTTGPLGPAAGLVLQLVCDFSLVLLFRFPRQVAWFVVAAAGLMLASDLFAPGLFVAVRPLALTTVPTITPVVLSQLPRVLDRRSVLWLAGILTLIAARPWVPSWSTTPFAVLSTTLPAMFGLYGEARRQLLRSLRDRAERAEREQHLLAEQARAEERRRLAGEMHDVVTHRLSLMVLHAGALGVTSHEERVRTAAEDIRREGALALDELRDLVGVLRNGTETVPRTLSPEQPGDPARLVEESRSVGVVTGLAVDGDPAQVSPTVARTAYRLVQEALTNIRKHAPGASAAVSLRYHPGGLDVSVANTAASRRPDPALAGSGSGAGLAGLRQRVELVGGRFDAGPVAGGGFRVGAILPAYVPTAEGTHSDPGDPGARGR
- a CDS encoding isocitrate lyase/PEP mutase family protein, encoding MDDFRALHVPGAPLLLPNAWEFGVGAHLVAQGFRALGTTSLGVSAAAGEPDGAPSTRDATVALAARLARLDALVSVDIADGFSADPAAVADLAEELAAAGAVGVNLEDGRADGSLAPVEVQAALVTAVKERTPQLFVNARTDTHWAGDRSVAEAETRARAYVAAGADGVFVPGLAEPADVERIVAVGVPVNLLFLPGKVTLAGLAELGVARISLGSLPYRMALAAAAETALAVRDGRDLPLTPPSYADVTAFL
- a CDS encoding GOLPH3/VPS74 family protein; translation: MSALSLPAQAYLLACDTGRDRLPDRQRVALLVRAAALTDLVQRGLVVDGDGRPVVTGAAGTGHLVLDDLLGDLAADPHRKWRAWVRRDARATLQSLETQLDAAGTITLKTSHVLGLFPRRRPVVRDHAEAARLHEVVADALRSVEPASRVDPGAAALTSLAAAVELGTVLSRRDRRHHKARLAELEDVAGAAVPALRKVIRELKAARAAAISAANSGGSGG
- a CDS encoding ArnT family glycosyltransferase — its product is MVTVHTRQMTGVAFARGPVLAIAGLAGLALLLTSGRYAGGFDELYFLVAGRDHLSWGYFDQPPLIPALAAAMDRLAPGSLVVLRLPMTLAAAAGVVVTALIAREFGGGRGAQAMAAACYAASGIVVVSHWIGTYVLDPFLWTVVAWLLVRWTRTRRDGLLVWAGVVTAVSLETKFLIPALWAAVLLAALVFGPRDLLRRPKLWLGAAIAVVVTVPTLLWQAAHGWPYTHMSEVVAAEFPGYGPWVRDGLLGAGIGVGVVALLYGVWRLLRSAQLRPYRYLGVALILVALAVVATQGRSYYLMGCYAVPFAAAATELTRRNLVGWWKAVAWPAFVLSAVVTLVALPVWPASARTSFGPFSLGSAFAQGELPQQDLAEVIGQTYASLPPEVRARTAVYAEIYPFAAVTEFYGAPYGIRTVYSGHRAYWYFGPPPESADAVLFAGFDPGLLRPYFAHETQVVDGLVWDYDGRTAPWSRIWPALKRQ
- a CDS encoding ferritin-like domain-containing protein yields the protein MTGRPTELTRRAALRFGAVAALAVPLAACGPGYDESPDPLQPLLAAADADAAAARALAKGKDADTAGQLADARAAHAAALKSEVDRLNRPKPPTSASPPAPAALSDLKERLATARKQAEDLVPGLPRYRAGMVAAIAAGCAALQRINPALGPGEDAPAAAGPPGGAVPAEAVDPLQQALAAEHAAVWVYGLVGAFLPADFGEAEKGGVAEHALRRDLLQTMLAGAGATPVAPEPAYNPKKPVTDTASAALVVATAEADCASAWLAVVNHTDDAGLRTTALHALVAASRRGTPWRSEAGEKPAAVAMPGQAS